The sequence below is a genomic window from Hyperolius riggenbachi isolate aHypRig1 chromosome 7, aHypRig1.pri, whole genome shotgun sequence.
cccccctctcTACctaacagcttccctggtggtgggcttccccccctcccgcaCCAATACAGCTTTCCTGGTGATGggctttcccccctccctccttaatACAGCTTCCCTGTGTTGGgcttcctccctccccaatacagcTTCCCTGTGGTAGGATTCCCCCCTACCTCTGCATCTGTATGCCCTACCTCTGTGTCTGTTATTTACACATAGCATGAGCCAGGCATACAGAAGATGCAGGGTAGGGGTCACAAGAGCAGTGAGTCAGCGGGAAATCACCTGGGGGGCCCAGGGGGCATGGGCCCCTGAAGTGgacggggccctggggcaattgccccttttgtCTCAATGGAAGCACTGACCCTGCATCTGGCATGCACTGCgccaaaatgtaaaatattacaaTACCATCTATACTTAAACCATAACAATGTCTTGCAAGCCTGAACTGAAGTGCAAACATTTGACATGAGTGAGACATAAACTAAAAATACTATCATGTAAATAACCAAATCATGCCCATTTGATACTGATTTTTAATTATTGATCTAAATGCCGTACATGCCCTTGTTATTATCTTCTTATTATACTGAAGCTTGGCTATTTGATCTGAGAGATCAGATCAAATATGAATAAAAAGTGCAACAATCTCAAATAAATTATTACATATATGGAGGGACACTTTTTGCTTTGAGTGCTTACTGTAACACTCAAAAACTATACGAGTAATCAGTTTGGGACATTTCTTTTAATGCTCAAATTAGATGACCTCCTCATATCTTCTGTGCATTCCAAAAGTTCTACATGAATAAAAACAATCATCTGTATATGTTTGAACTGAATATGGCTAAAATAGAAAATAATTCATTAAATCGTGCATGAAAAGTCTAGGCAGTAAAAACTTTAATGTACAGCAAAGagatagaggagggagggagaagaggtggAGAATATAGTGATAAGAGGTTATGCTGCAGCCAATGGATAGCCACTGCAGAAGAAGGGAGGTCCATGTGTGGTATTTATAAGCCTGGGATCTGGAGAAGTAAAGCACCCAGGTACTTTTTTTCAGAAAGTCATTAAGAACATCCACAGCAGCCATCATGGTCCATTGCTCAGATCAAGAAATCAAAGCAATCCAAGCTAACTGGGGCAAGCTAGATCATTCCGTTTTCGGCGGAGAAGCTCTTGTCAGGTATTCAGCAGGAAgtcaatacttaataataatacaataataatacatttcATGCACAAAATGTAATGTTTAATGTAATGATAATAGCTAATTTTGTGTTTATACCATGTCTGATTTAAAAGAGGCATGATGGAGAATTCTTTAAATACCTCTTATTTATGACTTATATTCATACTTTCTAATACATGTTTTTTGATAGTTTTTTCTAGCGTTTACTGAAGTATTTGTTCCCTTTATCTTATCAGGCTTCTGGTTTGTTACCCATGGACCCAGAGGTATTTCAGTGCTTTCGGAAACATCAGCTCTGCTGATGCCATCTGCCACAACGCCAAGGTGCTAGCTCATGGCCTGAAGGTGGTTGCCTCTGTTGGAGATGGCTTGGCTCACCTGGACAACCCCAAGGGACACTATGCCAAGCTGAGCCAGTACCACTCAGAGAAGCTCCATGTTGATCCAGCTAACTTTAAGGTGTGTTTTCTAATGATaaatgtagatatatatatatatatatataatttaactaACTGAGTCATGCACAATTAATAATTAATGCATATACTTACATATAGGCATAAGACAACCACAAAAATAGTTGGCActacctgtgcctcttttattgcTACATGAGCAGAAAGACAGCTTAACAGCTGTTAGTAGCCGTCTCCCTGCTTATgtagcaataaaagagctttttactGCATAAGGAGTGCCGACTATTTCTGTGGCTGGATGTGATTTGGTCTCAGGGTGCAGATACCTTTAGTCGTAGCACACCTTTTCTCCTGTAAGCAGATGCTGTTCCTGCTACTTCCTTATATTGTATATAGGCACAAGGCAACATTCTGGGCTACATAAAtgaaaatacagataatacagtagagtcccgtTTAACTGGAACTCAAGTATGCCTGGCGGAACACAATGGGGGCGTTTCTAACTAACTTTGCCCAGCAGTGTGCAGAAGAAACTACTTATGCATCCTCTAGGCGCCGTCCGTCTCACTTCTTGCAGCTTCCAGCTGTTGCACGGTGTCCTTGTACGGCTCCCCACGttggcacctgatctgcattgggTCACAAGACACAATGGGGCCATCCATGGAGAATGCCACCCAGCAGCTGCAAGAAGTGAAAAGGAGGGCACCCGGAGGATGCATTAACAGCTTCTGATGCACACCGCCGTATAGTTAATCcactggggggaggttagtgttacttTTAAAGCTGGTTGCTTGActtctcaagcaaccggcaagcacacatatccggcatcaggcaatcctCGTCTGTGCCGAATAAATGAGACCCTACTGTAGTAGAGTATATTGAGCCTTTGTAATCATCTGGGTTTAGATTCTCTGCATCCAAGAAACAATGAACGTACATTTTTGGTCGGCTATATTCAGTTACTATACTTTGGTAGAGTGCTGCCTTAATAGTTTGACTGAAGGTGTAACACGTATTTTCCTTTATTTCAGCTGTTTGCTCGCGTTCTGATTATTAACCTGGCTATCCATCTCCATGAAGAATTTACCCCAGAAGTACACTGCGCTTTTGAGAAAGCATTTTGTTCTATTGCTGATGCCCTGGGCAGGGGTTACCACTGAATACCCTCCACAGCCAAGTAAAAGGAGCCTCATGCTACAAGCCATCAACAttgaaagcaaacaccaagtgatATTGCAAATAGATTCTAACATTTTCAAAATGTAGCAAGTATATCTCctaataaaacatttttgattCCTTCATTCCCTTCTGTGTTCCTCCGTCAATGTATGTAATAAGCTTTCATTGGAAGCCTGAACTAGGAGAATAACACACAGGCATTGTTCCTGACTTAAGGTGCATACATGCGTCCAggattgattggccaatcactgtccaattttaacacctccatgtagcatgagggccagaGGACTTtgtatactatgaacagattgtgtaagtaagctctcatactacatggaagtggtaaaactggccagtcATTAACCAATTACCAATTAcatttggatgtgtgtacaaggctaaaGAACTAACAAAAGACTACTTTCTTCACAGTCATGCTAATTTTATCCTTAAAACACTTTCTGGACTTAATTCAATTAACCTTTTTCCTGAGTTTTGTaccaggagatactttttcatcttccatttaaaataacttttcagcactttgcaattgaaaaagtaccagaaagtagGTGGTTTAAAGGGCCCTTTATTGTCAAGGTgtgcaaatatcacctaggaaaaacttTGGCCTGTGAGTCACTGatgcagaacaagtatgcagaccaggtgctctgactttAGGTGTACATGCACACTTCCAATTATGATCGGCCTATCAATGCAATCTGTTCATATTATTCAAAatgtgttggccctcatactacatgcaggtggtaaaattggtaaatCTAAATTGGGTGTGTGTAAGCACCCTAACACTGGGCTGCACAAAACAATCAGAAAATGGTCAATTGTCAAGTCTAATAAATCCAGCAAGGGCCCTGACACACCGAAGAGCGTTTTGTGGGtcctttatggcccatactcacgggctacaattgtcgccgcaacatgcggcgcgcgtgtatgggcgacaggtcgcccgtgagtatgcggcgttgcatgggcgcgcaccccgaactgtcgcccgtcgctgatgttgccaggcgattggcgcggtcaatcgcctggcgacagtggccgccgcaactgtcgctatttTGTGTGAgtacgcagactagcgacagcaacataattgcaaatagacggcgcttccggcggggggagggacaacagcgacagcttccgccgcatcagttgccaggtccctccgccgtgtgtatgcggagggacctggcgaagagctgtcgccggcatgtcgcgcacacgctcccgtgtgctagcgacatgccaaaaagttgcccgtgagtatgggccataaaagagaacccgaggtgggtttgaagaatattatctgcatacagaggctggatctgcctatacagcccagcctctgttgctatcccaaacccccctaaggtccccctgaactctgcaatccctcataaatcacagccacgctgctgacaaacagcttgtcagagctggctgtgtttatctctatagtgtcagtctgctgctctccccgcctcctgcagaacttcagtccccgcctgcatcccttccctccctgctgattggagggaagggacgggggcagggactggagctatgcaggaggagggggagcagctgagactgacactacagatgtaaacacagcctcacagcacggctgtgaattatgagggattgcagagtgcagggggaccttagtggggtttgggatagcaacagaggctgggctgtataggcacatccagcctctgtatgcagataacattctttaaacacacctcgggttctttttaaggttttttttttttaaatgcctccattgacttacattaactaCTTGAGAACCGCAGTGGTAAACCCGTCCAAaggccaggccatttttcattaaataggCCACTCtagttttaacctcttgccgaccgcgtcacggccacggcggcagccccaggcccgcctaacaccgattggcgtaaagtcctggggctctgttttgcaggagatcgcgcgcaggctgcgcgcgtatctcctgcttggggggtggagctccgccccgccttcagtctccgaacggctattgctgctcgggagactgtcagacggtgtgatcgccgtctatttacatggttcagccctgcgatcagcagcagcgctgtactggggacagctgtgtgacacggctgtcctcctgggggacaagagagcaatcggctctcatagggtgaagcctatgagagctgatcgccatgattggctggctggggggagggaaggagggtatttaaagaaacagggttttttttaaaaaaaacaaacactaatatttatttaaaaaaaaaataaacatggggggagcgatcagaccccaccaacagagagctctgttggtggggagaaaaggggggggggatcacttgtgtgctgtgttgtgcggccctgcagcttggtcttaaagctgcagtggcctattttgctaaaaatggcctggtcactaggggggtttagccctgcagtcctcaagaggttaagggctcgctgcagggctgcacaactcagcacacaagtgattcccctcccccttttctccccactaacagagctctctgttggtggtgtctgatcgcccccacaatgtttattttattttttgtcaatatttatttgatttttttttttaaataaaatcgcctattttatatttatttcacatacccccctcccccgccagccaatcactgtgattgacTGTCATTGGCTTCAGTTtaagacagccgatcacctcttagctcctggaggggacagctgtgtcacatggctgtccaaaggccaggccatttttcattaaataggCCACTCtagttttaacctcttgccgaccgcgtcacggccacggcggcagccccaggcccgcctaacaccgattggcgtaaagtcctggggctctgttttgcaggagatcgcgcgcaggctgcgcgcgtatctcctgcttggggggtggagctccgccccgccttcagtctccgaacggctattgctgctcgggagactgtcagacggtgtgatcgccgtctatttacatggttcagccctgcgatcagcagcagcgctgtactggggacagctgtgtgacacggctgtcctcctgggggacaagagagcaatcggctctcatagggtgaagcctatgagagctgatcgccatgattggctggctggggggagggaaggagggtatttaaagaaacagggtttttttaaaaaaaaacaaacactaatatttatttaaaaaaaaaataaacatggggggagcgatcagaccccaccaacagagagctctgttggtggggagaaaagggggggggatcacttgtgtgctgtgttgtgcggccctgcagcttggtcttaaagctgcagtggcctattttgctaaaaatggcctggtcactagggggggtttagccctgcagtcctcaagaggttaagggctcgctgcagggctgcacaactcagcacacaagtgattcccctcccccttttctccccactaacagagctctctgttggtggtgtctgatcgcccccacaatgtttattttattttttgtcaatatttatttgatttttttttaaaataaaatcgcctattttatatttatttcacatacccccctcccccgccagccaatcactgtgattgacTGTCATTGGCTTCAGTTtaagacagccgatcacctcttagctcctggaggggacagctgtgtcacatggctgtccaaaggccaggccatttttcattaaataggCCACTCtagttttaacctcttgccgaccgcgtcacggccacggcggcagccccaggcccgcctaacaccgattggcgtaaagtcctggggctctgttttgcaggagatcgcgcgcaggctgcgcgcgtatctcctgcttggggggtggagctccgccccgccttcagtctccgaacggctattgctgctcgggagactgtcagacggtgtgatcgccgtctatttacatggttcagccctgcgatcagcagcagcgctgtactggggacagctgtgtgacacggctgtcctcctgggggacaagagagcaatcggctctcatagggtgaagcctatgagagctgatcgccatgattggctggctggggggagggaaggagggtatttaaagaaacagggtttttttaaaaaaaaacaaacactaatatttatttaaaaaaaaaataaacatggggggagcgatcagaccccaccaacagagagctctgttggtggggagaaaagggggggggatcacttgtgtgctgtgttgtgcggccctgcagcttggtcttaaagctgcagtggcctattttgctaaaaatggcctggtcactaggggggtttagccctgcagtcctcaagaggttaagggctcgctgcagggctgcacaactcagcacacaagtgattcccctcccccttttctccccactaacagagctctctgttggtggtgtctgatcgcccccacaatgtttattttattttttgtcaatatttatttgattttttttttaaataaaatcgcctattttatatttatttcacatacccccctcccccgccagccaatcactgtgattgacTGTCATTGGCTTCAGTTtaagacagccgatcacctcttagctcctggaggggacagctgtgtcacatggctgtcgccagtacagcactgccttagatcgcagtgctgtaccgaGTGAAAAAACGGCAAAAggttaaaatcacggtaaaattgcagcaaaataactgcgattgcgatttttctaaagattgcatCGATTTTGACATGAGTTTACAGAGATTTTAATGTGAGTCAATGGAGGCATTTTTTAAAGAACGAAAGACTCGCAAAACACTCCTCAGTGTGTCTGGGCCCTGAGTCAGAAAGCATTTGATATGTGCTGATCTTAAAAGCATTTGGGCGACCAACAGTGATCACAATTACAGATGATCTATTCTCCTAGGAATGAAAAATCACAGAGAAGCACATGATTGATTTATCAGGTGATCTCCTTTAACTgtctggttattattattattatttattggatttatatagtgccaaaatATTGTGCGTAGATAAGCGTGTGATACATAGGATAAAGATAACAGGGGTAACCAACAGCACAATAAAGATAATAGGCAATAGAAACAACAGTACAGGTAATAAACAattagatacacaacacaatacaggtaataatacaatgccagatcgatcatacactggagtggtagtgctgaTAATACGAGTTCACATATTCTGGGTAGagtgtacaatcaagtatgataaacaaggagagagggccctgccaaaggcttacaatctagagggaggggtggtgacacgaaaggtagggggggTGCATCGAGGGGTTCTCGGCAGAAAGTGTTAGGGCAGCGTCGAGGtggggtaggcctccttgaagaggtaCGATGCCAGAGGTCATGAGAGAgcgtcttatgcctggtacacacgatgagattttctgtcagatttactttttttaaaaacatgtccaatctgttcgattttctgatcaattttctgttcatttctatggaaaattgatcggaaatcagatatcagatcggatatgttggaaacAATCgacctggcagtaaatctgccagaaaatctcattgtgtgtaccattaTACATTCTTATAGCCACATGCAGCTCGTCACCCGACACCCTAGCTCTCCATATGTAAGGCTTGATTAGgtggcaaatgtttttttttcttttactaccaCTATGTGTCATTACAAAGTCCATTCTGCCTATTAAAGGTGTTTAGGAAAAAAGTTaaactttgatagtgttcctttaaagaaaaaatgctgTATAGCAATATATGTGGACCTATTACAAAACCCATAGCTCTATGCTGGTCTAGTGAACCACAGATATTACAtttatcaatatatatatatatatatacacacacatacagggtgggccatatatatggatacaccttaataaaatgggaatggttggtgatattaacttcctgtttgtggcacattagtatatgtgagggggggggggacttttcaagatgggtggtgaccatggtggccattttgaggtcggcaattttgaatccaacttttgttttttcaataggaagagggtcatgtgacacatcaaacttattggtaatttcacaagaaaaacaatggtgtgcttggttttaacatacctttattatttcatgagttatttacaagtttctgaccactcataaaatgtgttcaatgtgctgcccattgtgttggattgtcaatgcaaccctcttctcccactcttaacacactgatagcaacactgcaggagaaatgttagcacaggcttccagtatccgtagtttcaggtgctgcacatctcgtatctccaCAGcatagaatccagactctcattggaacctacagaaagcgtttagaggctgtaatttctgcaaaaggaggatctactaaatattgatttaatttattttttgtgctgtccaaatttatgcacctgcctaattttgttcaaacaattattgcgcactttctgtaaacttaatttcacttctcaaatatcactgagtgtgtctcctatatgatatagggcttcccccgtcatcctcagtcccacggcagtggcgaaaatcctcccggagcggcggcgatgtaaatatttacctccgtggctccagagcaggcgcagtatccactctctgcacggagatgggcgaaaatagccgatctccgtcgggccgctctactgcacaggcacaagtcgc
It includes:
- the LOC137525663 gene encoding hemoglobin subunit beta-2-like, which encodes MVHCSDQEIKAIQANWGKLDHSVFGGEALVRLLVCYPWTQRYFSAFGNISSADAICHNAKVLAHGLKVVASVGDGLAHLDNPKGHYAKLSQYHSEKLHVDPANFKLFARVLIINLAIHLHEEFTPEVHCAFEKAFCSIADALGRGYH